The region CTCCGAGGACGGCGTGACGACCGTCGCCTCGTCGGGTCCTCGTCGTCCTGGTCGCGACCTTTCGCGTCGTTCTTGCGCCAAGGTATTACCGTGTGGGTTCTCGCGGTTGACGGCGAGTGGCGATGCCGCTAGCTGGGATTCCACCCTGTAGACGCGGGACGGGGCTAGGAGCCGAGGTGCTATTTTCCTCGTCCTCGTCCTCTTCCCTGCCCCGGGTCGCCCCGCTCCGCCTGGCGAGGTCCCGAAGCGCATGTGGGGATGTGGCGGTACTCGTCCGGGCGGTGAATGGCACTTGAGGGTCATTCGCGGCTAAGTGGGGGAAGATCGGTACCGGCTGGGCTATTGAGCGTGGCCGTGGTCAGGCACGTCTCGGGAGCTTCTCGGGCGCCTACGCCTTCCTTCCGAGCTCCTATGGGGCGTGCGCGGCAGGGTGTCATGCGATGCGCCGATGCGGACATGCGTCCGCGAGTCCGAGGCGTGCGACCGCTTCTATTGAGGGTTGTCACTGCGTCTCGATCGCGTCCAGGACAAGAGGTCTCGCCGCCATAACGTTATGGCTAAACCACCTTTCATCGTGGAGCGCGTCCTCTTGGCATTGCGCGGCAGGCCTGCGGAAGCTAGTGGAAGCTCGGCGTTGCGAGGCTAGTCGAGAATCGCGGCGTGCGTGATCGCCATAACGTTATGGCGTGATCGACACGATGCGAGTGCGGCGCGCTCGGTTACGACCCACGCGGCTACGTTGCGGCCGCGACCACCATGGCAGCCTTCGGTTCGTCCCCCCTTCGCGCCCATCATCATGCCCGGCGCCACGTCGGCACCACGCCCGCACCAGGTTCGGCACCAGGTTCGACACACCGGTTCTCGCCGGCTCTCGTCCGTGCGCGCTGGCGGTCGTCGCGCGTAACCGCGGAAGGTACAATCGACGGGCCGGCATCTTCGAGTTGCTGGTCCTCAGGAGGCGGGTGGCCGCGTGAAGGTGCTGACGTTCTTCAACCATGCAGGCGGGGTGGCCAAGACCAGCACGGTCCGCGACGTCGGCTACGTCCTCGCCGAGATGGGCAGGCGCGTGCTGCTCATCGACGTCGACCCGCAAGCGAACCTCACGCGCTGGCTGGGCGTCGAGGACGACATCGCCTTGTCGCAGACCATCTACCCCGCCGTGCTGGGTGATGCGGACAGAGATAGCGATCCCGGTGCGCGTGCGGGAGACGACGATCTCGTGCTACCCGAGCCCCTCGCCGTTCACGGCATGGGGCTCATCCCGAGCAACCTGAACATCGCCATCGTGGAGCGCGAGATCCTCAGCGTCTTCATGGGCGTCGTCAGGCTGCGCGAGGCCGTCAGGCGCCTACAGGGTTACGACTACGTGCTCATCGATCCGCCGCCCAGCCTGGGGCAGCTATCGGCGCTGGCGGTCGTCGCCGCCGATAGGATCGTCGTGCCCCTACCGACCAACCGCAAGGGCCTGGACGGGATCCCTACCGTCATCCGGATGGTCCGCGAGTACCGCAAGGCGGCGCGCAACCTCGACATCGCGCTCTTCGTGCTCACGCAGCACGATAGGCGTACGCGCCACGACCGTGACAGCTTGGAGATCATCCGTGAGCAGCTGGCGGCCGTGGCGCCCGTGTCTACGCCGTTGGCGTCTAGGCCGGCGTACTACTCGGATGCGCAGGTTCAAGGCATGCCCATCCCGGTGTACGCTCCTGGCAGCGAGGCGGACCTGGAGGTCAGGCGCGTGACCGCGGAGTTGCTCGAACGACTGGAGGGGTGAAGCGGTGGCGAAGAAACGGAAGAACGAGCTCGACCGCGCCGCCGTGTTCGGCGCCATCCTCGGTGAGATCGAGACGAGTGTCGAGCAGCAGTCCACGACGGGTATCGGTTTGGCCGACCTGCGCTACAACGATAGTCAGCCGAGGAAGCATTTCGACGGAACAACGCTGAGCGACCTGGCGGAGAGCATCCGCGAGCGCGGGGTGTTGGAGCCGATCATCGTGAGGCGCGTCGGCACGGGCTACGAGGTCGTGGCCGGGGAGCGCAGGGCGCGCGCTGCGCGGATGGCAGGCTTGAGCGAGGTGCCCGCCGTGATAGTCGAGCTCGACGACCGCGAGGCGCTCGAGATCGCGATAACGGAGAACCTCCAGCGCGAGGACCTGAACGCGGTGGAGGAGACCGAGGCCGTGCTCGGCCTCCTAGAGCTAGTCCTCGAGGCGCCGCGGGCCGATGTCGTCGCGTTCCTCCAGGCGCTCTATGGCGAGGAACGGGGCAGAGGCGGCTCGCGGCCGATCGATCGCGCGCGACGCGAGCAGACGTTGGGCATGTTCAAGCGTCTGGGGCGGTTCAGTGTGTCCTCCTTCGTCAGCAACCGGCTCCCCATCCTCGAGTTCCCTTCAGAGTTGCTCGACGCGGTCAGGAGCGGGCAGTTGGCCTTCACCAAGGCCCAGGCCATCGCCCGCCTGGACGATCGCCGGGCGCAGCGGCTCTTGCTCGCCGAGGCGGTGGGGGAGGGCCTGTCTCTCAGCCAGATCAGGCGGCGGATAACGGAGCTGCGTCAGGGGGATCACCGCGCCGTTGCGGCGGCTGCGGCTGGCGTCCCCGTGGACGCCCAACGGCTGGTGGCAAGTACCAAGCGCCTACTCAACAGACGCAGGCTCGCCGGCCTCGGCCCGAGCAAGCTCGGGCGGGTCACGGAGCTGCTCGACGAGCTCAACCGGTTGCTGATCGAAGACTGAGGTCTCGCGCTGATTGCTGAGCCACGCGGCACGCGATGCGTGGAGGAGCGCCCGGCCGGGCTAGGCTTGGAGCCGGAGGTTCTACCATGCTCCAAGTCGGCGACAACGCTCCCGATTTCGCGCTAAGCGATCAAGACGGCAACGTCCACAGGCTCTCGGATCAGAGGGGTTCGTGGGTGGTCGTGTACTTCTACCCGAAGGACGACACGCCCGGGTGCACCACGGAAGCGTGCCAGTTCCGCGACGCGCTGCCCCACTTCGGGAACATCGGCGCGAAAGTGTACGGCATCTCGGCGGACGACCGGGCCAGCCATGAGGCCTTCGCGGAGAAGTTCGACCTCAACTTCCCTCTGCTCACCGATCCGGACATGACCACCATCAACGCGTACGGGGCTTACGGTGAGAAGGAGGTGGGCGGAGAGAAGCGCATGGGCATCCTCAGGCAGTCCTACCTGATAGACCCGCAGGGTCGGGTAGCGCATGCGTGGACGACGGTGGTTCCGGACGGCCATGCCGATGAGGTCAGGCGCGTGCTGGAGGGGTTCCGGGCCGGGGTGGCCTGACCGACGGGCAGCGCATGGATGTGGCGGCTCGTCGGGGGAGACGTGGGTACTCGCTCGCTGAACCGGGAACTCTAGGGTACTGGTTCCGGCGTGAAGTACTTCACCTTCGCCTCCGAGAGCCGCCGACTGGTGGGGAGACCGCGGTACCAGCCGCGATAACTGGGGAATCGTGGGTACTTCTTGACGGCCTGATCATCCCGGCGGGCAGATTGCATCCGCCGGGATGACCGTTGTAGCCGGGCTGACCAGCTCGCCGTTCGTGCCGCTGCTGGCGAGCGGGCGGCCGGAGATAGGCCGGTGGGAGCCGAAGGCCGCCGTGGGACCGGGAGCCCGGTTCGAGCGGGAAAGGAACGGTACTTTAGCTCCGGTGACGTACCCCTGGTGCTCTCGGTACCCGCGTTTCCCCACCAGCTCTAGGAGGAGACGCCACGCTGGCGCGGCGCGGTGCGGGGTAGGGGAGAGGCCATCACCCGAAGTGGTATCCCCGGACGGAGATGGGCGAGGGCAGGCTGGCCAGGGTCGACGCCTTGAGGGTCACTTGATAGCCGGTGTCCTCCACGACCGCGTCGGCCACCAGGATGGCGGCGTCGCGCACCATCACCCGGTGCGACTCCCACAGGTCTGGCGGGATGATGAGCTGCGCGCGCACCGGACCGTCCTCGAGGACGTAGAAGGCGAATCCCTTGGCGGTCGGCGGCTTCTGCCTGCTCACCACGAGGCCGGCCGTTCGAACCGTGGCGTGGCGGGGTCGGCGGCGTAGGCTGGCCAGCGGGACGCACTCCAGCTCGCGCAGCTGGCTGCGCATGAAGTCGAGCGCGTGGACCTCCAAGGGGCTGAAGCTCATGGTCTCGTGGTCCCACGTGAACTGCTTCTCGAGTTCGAGCGTTGCCAGCGGCGGGGTGTCGGGGGCCGCCGTGAGGAGTTCGAAGCCTCCGCTCGCGTGCGTGTTGGAAAGCGCGCCGACGCGGAACAGCGCGTCGCGACGGTCCTGCAGGGAGTCGAAGGCGCCGGCGCGCACGAGCGCCTCGAACTGTTCCTGCGCCAGGGAGAGGCGCCTGTGGGCGTCGTCCGCGCTCGCGTACGGCCCGCGTTGCAACCGCTCGTGAAGCACCTTGACGGCGGTCGCCTCGGTGATGCCTTTGACTGTCGAGAGTGGCGGCCGCATCGCTTTGACGGTCTTGCCGTCCAAGCGGACCCTCTCACAGTAGAAGCGCGTCGCGCCGCTAGCGCTGATGTCGAGCGGCAGGACGGGCACCCCCCAGGTGCGCGCTTCTTGCCGCTTCGTCGAGTGCGACCACATGCCGGGCGCGTCGTTGAAGACGGCGGTCAGGTACTCGGCCGGGTAGTTGATGCGCAGCCAGCCGCTGGCGTAGGCGTGGATGGCGAAGGCCCAGGCGTGCGACTCGGCGAAGCCGAAGCCCTGGAAGCCCTTGACAGCCTCGAAGACCTTCTCGGCCTGGGCGCGCGTGGCGTCCGAGTGCCGCATGGCGCGGGCGACGAAATCCTCGCGGTGCGGCTCGATGTCCTCGAAGTCGCCCCAGCCGGAGACCTTCTTGCGGAAGCGGTCGGCCTCGACCCAGTCCATGCCGGCGAAGCTCACGGCGATGCGCAGGACGTCCTCCTGGAACAGGAGCACGCCGTAGCTCTTCGCGAGGATCGGTTCTAGCTTCGGATGCCAGTAGGTGACCTCCTCGAGTCCCTGGCGCCGCTTCAGGTACGGATGCACGGTGCCGGATTGGATGGGTCCGGGACGGATGAGGGCCACCTGATGGGCCAAGTCGTGGAGGTTGCGGCTACGCATGACGCGGCTGGTGTGCTGCTGGCTCGGGCTCTCCACCTGGAACAGGCCCATCGTGGAGCCCTCGGCCATGAGGTCCCAGACGCGGGCATCCTCGGGGAGGTTGCCGAGGTCGAGCCACACGCCGTCGAGCCGCATGACCTCCTCGCGTGCCCATCCCAGCGCCGCGAGCATGCGGAGGCCGAGAAGGTCGAGTTTGACGAGCCCTAGCTCCTCGGCGTCGTCCTTGTCGAGCTGCAGGAGCTTGGAGCCTCCGCTCGCGTGCTCCGTGGGGGAGTAGTGAGAGAGGGGATGGTGCCCCAGCACCACACCCCCGCAGTGCGGCGCCAGGTGCCGGGCGTGCCCGGGTTCCATGCTGCTGAGCAGCTTCAGGAAAGTGAAGGCGACGGGGGCGTCTCCTAGCACCTCGGCGAAGGCCACGGCGGCGTGGGCGGCGTAGCGCGGCCATAACCCACGGAAATCGCGTCCCAAGGCCTTGGTGAGGCGGTCGCGCAGCTCGGGCGGCAGGCCCAGCGCGCGCCCGAGATCCTGGATGGCCAGGGGTAGGTGGTAGGTGATCTTGTTGCAGACCATGGCGTGGGTCTCGGCGCCGAAACGCTCCTCCACCCAGTCGAGGACCTCCTGGCGGCGGTCGGACGCGATGTCGATGTCGATGTCGGGCATGGTCTTCATGCCGGTGTGCATGAAGCGCTCAAAGAGCAGGTCGTTCGCGAGCGGCTCGGTCTTGGTGATGCCGAGCAGGTAGCAGACGATGCTGGCGGCCGCGGAGCCGCGCCCGGCCGCCATGATGCCTTGGCGGTCGCAGAAGTCGGTTATCTCGGCGGTCACCAGGAAGAAGTCGGCCATCTTGTGCTCCCCGATGATGGCTTTCAGCTCCGTCTCGAAACGCGCTTCCGCCTTGGTCAAATCGTCGCCGGAGTAGCGCTTCAGCAGCGCCTTCCGACACCGCGCCTCCAGCAGTTCTATCGGGGCCTCGTTGCCCCGCGCGAGCCGCGACCTGGGCGGGGTGATGAAGCGCCGCCCGGTCTGGTCCTCCGAGGCCAGCTCGAAGCAGGCGCGCTCACCTACCCAACCGGTGTTCAGCGCCGCGTCGGGGAAGGGGAGGCGGTCGAGCACCTCGGCGGGGCTCGGCAGCGCCTGACAGGAGTTCTGTGGTCGGTTGGCGTGAGGTTGCTGCACACTGATCCCTAACCTGGCGCAGGTGAGGGCGTCGTAGAGCCGGTAGTCGTCCGGGGTAGCGTAGCGGACCTCCGGCGCGCTCACCGCCGGCAGGCCGAGGTGTTTAGCGAGGTTCCTGATGACGCGCGCGCGCCTTTCGTCCCAGCGGTAGCGGTCGTGGAAGAGCTGCAGGTAGAAGCGGCCGTGGAACGCCTCCTCGACGCGCTTCAGCAGGTCTTGCAGCTCCGTGATGCGGCGTCGCGCCAGCAGGTTCGCCACGACGCCGTCTCGCGGTCCCGACAGGAGGATGACGTCGCGGTTGTGCGCGAGGAGTTCCGACAGGAGCGCGGCGCGTTCCGCCCTCGCCAGGGCGACGGTTATCAGCTCGCAGATGGTGGCGTAGCCCTCTCGCGACGTGGCGATGAGCACGAACGGGTACGCCTCGTTGCCGATGCTCACGGGGACGGTGGCGCCGATCAGCGCCCGGATCTTGTGCTCCTCGGCAGCCTTGAACAGCTCGACCACGCCGGTGACGTTGAGGTCGTCCGTAAGCGCCAAGTACTGGTAACCCAGCGCGGCGGCCCGTTCGACCAGCGTGGTCGGGCTCGCGGTGCCCGCCCCGAAGCTGTAGTACGAGTGCACGTTCAGGAGCGCGCTCAGTCGGTCGTTCTCGCCACCCACCAGCTGTCTCCCTCCCTGAAGAGCTCGAGCTGCGCGCCGTCGTCGAGCTCGAGCAGGTAGTAGCCGCGGCGGATCTCGAGCGCTTCCCACCAGCGCCCGGCGCAGCGCCACCGGTCGATGACGTTGACGACCCGCCTGGGGGGCAGGGGACGCCTCGGCGCGCGCCTGGCCGGCGCGCCCTTGGGAGCGGGGGAGGGGAGGCCGGCCGGCGCGTCCCACTCGACGGATACGGGCGTCTCGTCGTCGGAGAGTTCTACTCGGGCTTGGGTCATCAGTAGGCGCATGGGAGACCTCGTCTGGTGGGGTGGTGCTGGGGGCTCTCTTTGCCCTCGGTAACTATGCCCTTGGTAACTAAGGGTAAGAAAGGATAGGGCTAGGACGGGCCGGTGTCAAGTGGTCGGCTGCGCGTCCGATGCCAAGACTTGTCTCCTCGGTTCCATCCCGGTCATGGCATCGAAAGTAGGCACTTCACAATCATGTGATAATCTGGTAATGTCATATGGCATCAAGGAGGCGCGAGTGGCAACACTGACCTGGGTCCCAGAAGTCGTACCGGAAGCCGGCCCTGCTGGTCGCACCATCGAGCGCCTGCTGCGCAGCAAGGACGTCAGCCTGGGGGCGGCCAGTCGCCGCATCGAGGAGGGGCTGCCGTTCAGGGTCTTCGCTGAGCTGTGCGCGGGCCTGCGCCTGACGCAAGGCGAGTTCGCCATCCTGCTGCAGATGAGCGGGAGCACCCTCTACCGCCGCAAGGGGAGCGGGCGCTTCGAGGCCACGGAGAGCGATCGCCTCTGGCGCTACGTCGTCCTCTACGCCCGCGCCATGGACGTGCTGGAGGCGCCCGACGCGGCGGTCGAGTGGTTGCACGCGCCCAACCAGGCGCTGGAGGGCAAGACCCCGCTGGCGAGCACCAAGGACGGCCCTGGCGCCCAAAGGGCCCTGGCTGTGCTCGGCCGCATGGAGCACGGTGTCTTCGGGTGACGAGCGGCTGGCGCATCGTCAAGGAGCGCTTCGCCGCCACGGCGTTCGACGGGGAGGGCGCGCGCCTCTACGGCGGCCGCTGGAACTCGCCGGGCAGGCCGGTCGTCTACCTGGGCTGCACGCCGGCCATCGCGGCGCTCGAGATCCTCGCGCACAACGCCAGGCTGAACCTGCTGGAGACGAGTTATGTGATCGTCGAGGCGCGCGTGCCGGACGACGCCGTGCTGGACTTAGGTCCAGCCGGGCTACCCGAGGGGTGGAACGACCCCGCCGACCCCGGCGGCGCCGCGCGCGTGGGCGACGCCTGGCTCGACTCCGGGGCGAGCCTCGCGCTACGCGTGCCGTCTGCCGTCCTGCCGCTGGAGTTCAACCTCGTGCTGAACGTCGGGCACCCGCGGATGGGGGAGGTTGAGGTGCGAGAGGCGGTGGCGTTTCGGTTCGATTCGAGGCTTGGTGGGACGTAGCACGGTAGTGGTCACATCACGACGGACGGTAGGGCCGATCGCATCAGAGACCCTCTAGGTCCTTGACTAGCACGAACAGGTGCAACGGGTCAGTAGGAGGCGGTTGGAAGTCGAACTGGGCGTAGAACGTGCGCGCTGCGTTCTTCCTAACAGAAACCACATGCGCGCCTGCGCCTGTAGATGCCAATAGTCGGCGCGGAGGACGATTGCGCCGATTGTCGTCGGAGAAGACGTCCGGTTCGCTTAAGAGCGTGCGCAGCCGAGGCAGATCGTGTGTGAGAGCGTTCAGGGAGACCGTGAAGGCCTCCAAACGGTCGGTGTGGAGCCGAAGACCGCGGGCATTTCTGCTCTAGCCCAGCCGAGAGCGCTCTGGAGTACGAACTCGCTCAACGGGCGGTGTTGCGAGTGCGCGGCCACGACCAGGATGCCCTTATCATCGACTGCCATTCGAGTATCTCGGTGCGAGTGATGTGTCTGGTCATGGTGGTGCTTCCTGGAGGTGTCCTAATGGCAGCGGCCGGCCACAATCCACATAGCCTGAATCATTCGTGCGTTCCGGCGTCCTGGCTTCGGACGTAACGTTTCTTCGTGCCTTGAGTCCTGGCTTGAGCAGGCGAAGCCACCCGTGACTATGCTTCTGTTCCTCACGACCAGGTCGGGGCTACCAGTCTTCCATCACACTACGAAGGCGGCTATCGCTCCACTTCGCGTAGACTCTGGCTGTCTCTAGGTTCGAGTGTCCGAGATGGCGGGCAACTGCCTCTAGGTCGCCGAGTTCCCTCATGATTTCTGTACCTGCATAGTGTCGCAAAGCGTGAAGCCCGCGTCTAGGCACGCATGCGCGATCGCACAAGCAGTACATAACCTTGGCAAGATGAGAATAGCTTCGAAAAGGAATAACATATCCGGTCGCCGAGTCTGAGGCACTCAGAATATTCACTAACGTGGAAGAGAGAACAACGGATCTCGACTTGCCACCCTTGCCCTTACGAACAGTCAGCTCGCGGTTGCCGATAGATACGTCAGGCCAGGAAAGCTGCAGAATCTCGGACGCACGCAGGCCAGCATGCGCCCCTAACAAAGCGATCAATCGCTCTGTGGGTCGCGACGCGCTTAGCAGCGCCTTTAGCTCTGCTCGTGTGTATGGGGAGCGCTTGTCCCATGGCGCTGTCGGGTCAAGCGGAATCCGAACATCCTGGAAGGGGTCCGCTACGGTTGCCGCCGACCACCTCAACGCTCGGTAGAGCTGCCTCGCAGCAGTGATGCGGACACCTATGGTGGAGGGCTTGAACCCCTTATCTGAAGCGTCCTGGGTTCGGTAGAGACTCTTTTCTCCCACGATTGGAGAGAATGGGTCATGGCGAGCAAGTACGATCCCGAGACGCGAGAACGAGTGATCAGGCTCTTCAAGGAGCGCCGCGGCGAGGCGCCCGAGGAGTCAGCTACGGCTTCGTTCCGGCGCGTTCATGAGTTGGTAGGCATCCCCATCGACACCATGCGCGGCTGGGTCAGACGCGCCGAGGTCGACGCCGGCGAACGAGCAGGCGTGACGAGCAGCGAACACGAGGAGCTGAAGCGCCTCAGGCGCGAGAACGCCGAGCTGAAGCGCGCTAACGAGATTCTCAAGACCGCTTCGGCGTTTTTCGCCGCCGCGGAGCTCGACCGCAAACTGAAGTGATCGTCGCGTACATCGATGCCTACAAGGCTTCGTTCGGGGTCGAGCCGATTTGCCGTGTCCTTAGGGACCACGATTACCAGATCGCCCCCAGCACCTACTACGCCTTCAAGAAGAGACCGCCCTCGGCTCGATCACTGTCCGATGAGCGGCTGCTGGCCGAGGTCAGGTGCGTGTTCTACGCCAACTACGAGTGCTACGGCGTCCGCAAGGTGTGGCAGGAACTCAGGCACAGGCGCGTGGCAGCGGGCCGCGACCAGGTGGCGCGCATCATGCGCTCAGCCGGCCTCAGGGGCGCCACGCGCCTGAAGCGCGTGCGCACCACCTACCCGGAGGTAGGCGCTGCCCGCGCGCCTGACCTGGTGCAGCGCAACTGGAGCCTGGAGGCGCCCGACACGGTGTGGGTGTCGGACTTCACCTACGTCCCCAGCCGCGAGGGCACGGTGTACGTGTCGTTCCTGCAGGACGTGTTCTCCCGGCGCATCCTGGGCTTCACGGTGGCCACCAGCATGGGCGCGCAGCTCGTTACCAAGGCGCTGGATCAAGCCATCAGCATCAGGAAGCGCACGAACCCCAGCTTCACCGGGCAGGGCGTCATAGTTCACAGCGATGCCGGCAGTCAAGGCGGATTCAAGTGGTCGTCGCAACACCTCGGTTGTGGAGGTGCTAGATGGGCCAGTCGAGGAAGCAGGTGCCTGAGGTTCCGGTTGGGGCGCGGCGCCAGTGGGCGGCGGATCGGGCTTTACGGCCGCCGATGCGGTCACCGGGTCGGCCGGAGCCGTCGCGTGCGGTGCAGCGTGAGTTCTGGCGCCTGATCGCGTCGGGGATCACGACGGTCGAGGCGGCGGCGGCGGTAGGCGTGTCATCGCCGGTAGCGGTGCGCTGGTTCCGGCATGCTGGTGGCATGCCGCCGTTGAGCCTGGTTGAGCCCTCGAAGCGTTACCTGTCTTTCGCTGAGCGTGAGGAGATCGCGCTGTTACGCGCACAGGATGTGGGTATTCGTGAGATCGCCCGCCGTATCGGGCGTGACGCCAGCACCATCTCACGGGAGGTGCGCCGTAACTCCGCGACCCGCGCCGGGAAGCCCGAGTATCGGGCGCTGGTGGCTCAGTGGAAGGCGCAGCAGGCCGCCAAGCGCCCCAAGGTAGCGAAGCTCGCGGTCAACACCCGGTTGCGGGAGTACGTGCAAGACCGGCTCAGTGGGGCTGTTCGTCGGCCTGATGGCACGAGCGTTGCCGGACCCACACCGCCAGCGTGGAAGGGGTTGAACAAGCCGCATCGGGCTGACCGGCGCTGGTCACTCTCGTGGAGCCCGGAGCAGATCTCTCAACGGTTGAAGCTCGATTTCCCTGATGATGAGACCATGCGGATCAGTCACGAGGCGATCTACCAAGCCCTGTTCATCGAGGGTCGCGGCGCGCTCAAGCGGGAGCTGGTCGCGTGCCTGCGCGCCGGGCGAGCGTTACGGCGACCGCGAGAACGATCACGCAACAGGCCGCAGGGGCATATCACTGCGGATGTGGTGATCTCCGAGCGGCCAGCGGAAGCATCTGATCGCGCCGTTCCCGGGCATTGGGAGGGAGACCTCCTCATCGGCACGGGCCGCTCCGCCATCGGCACCCTCGTGGAGCGCAAGAGCCGGTCCACGCTGTTGGTGCACCTACCGCGGCTGGAAGGCTGGGGTGAGAAGCCCGCGGTGAAGAACGGGCCCGCCCTAGGCGGTTACGGCGCGGTCGCCATGACCGCAGCCCTAACCGCGTCGATCACGAAGTTGCCCGATCAGCTCCGTAAGACGCTCACCTGGGATCGCGGCAAGGAACTAACGGCGCACGCCCAGTTCACCCTGGCCACCGGCACGAAGGTGTACTTCGCCGACCCGCACTCACCCTGGCAAAGGGCCACGAACGAGAACACCAACGGGCTGCTAAGGCAGTACTTTCCCAAAGGCACCGATCTATCGAGGTGGTCAGCGGAGGATCTGGAAGCCGTGGCCTTCACGCTGAACAACCGCCCCCGAAAAGTCCTCAACTGGAGAACCCCTGCAGAGGTATTCAACGAGCAGCTACAATCACTCCAACAAGACGGTGTTGCAACGACCGATTGAACTCAGACAATACACCAGCTTGGCCTTCAGCCAGAAGCTGCTCGATCACGGCATGGCCGGCAGCATCGGTAGGGTCGGCACCGCCTACGACAACGCGCTAATCGAGAGCACCATCGGGCTCTACAAGGCGGAGCTCATCCGCCCCGGCGGCCGGGCGTGGACCTCCCGGCAGGAGATCGAGACCGCCACCACGGCGTGGGTGGCGTGGTTCAACGAGCGCCGCCTG is a window of Trueperaceae bacterium DNA encoding:
- a CDS encoding ParA family protein, whose product is MKVLTFFNHAGGVAKTSTVRDVGYVLAEMGRRVLLIDVDPQANLTRWLGVEDDIALSQTIYPAVLGDADRDSDPGARAGDDDLVLPEPLAVHGMGLIPSNLNIAIVEREILSVFMGVVRLREAVRRLQGYDYVLIDPPPSLGQLSALAVVAADRIVVPLPTNRKGLDGIPTVIRMVREYRKAARNLDIALFVLTQHDRRTRHDRDSLEIIREQLAAVAPVSTPLASRPAYYSDAQVQGMPIPVYAPGSEADLEVRRVTAELLERLEG
- a CDS encoding peroxiredoxin — encoded protein: MLQVGDNAPDFALSDQDGNVHRLSDQRGSWVVVYFYPKDDTPGCTTEACQFRDALPHFGNIGAKVYGISADDRASHEAFAEKFDLNFPLLTDPDMTTINAYGAYGEKEVGGEKRMGILRQSYLIDPQGRVAHAWTTVVPDGHADEVRRVLEGFRAGVA
- the dnaE gene encoding DNA polymerase III subunit alpha; amino-acid sequence: MGGENDRLSALLNVHSYYSFGAGTASPTTLVERAAALGYQYLALTDDLNVTGVVELFKAAEEHKIRALIGATVPVSIGNEAYPFVLIATSREGYATICELITVALARAERAALLSELLAHNRDVILLSGPRDGVVANLLARRRITELQDLLKRVEEAFHGRFYLQLFHDRYRWDERRARVIRNLAKHLGLPAVSAPEVRYATPDDYRLYDALTCARLGISVQQPHANRPQNSCQALPSPAEVLDRLPFPDAALNTGWVGERACFELASEDQTGRRFITPPRSRLARGNEAPIELLEARCRKALLKRYSGDDLTKAEARFETELKAIIGEHKMADFFLVTAEITDFCDRQGIMAAGRGSAAASIVCYLLGITKTEPLANDLLFERFMHTGMKTMPDIDIDIASDRRQEVLDWVEERFGAETHAMVCNKITYHLPLAIQDLGRALGLPPELRDRLTKALGRDFRGLWPRYAAHAAVAFAEVLGDAPVAFTFLKLLSSMEPGHARHLAPHCGGVVLGHHPLSHYSPTEHASGGSKLLQLDKDDAEELGLVKLDLLGLRMLAALGWAREEVMRLDGVWLDLGNLPEDARVWDLMAEGSTMGLFQVESPSQQHTSRVMRSRNLHDLAHQVALIRPGPIQSGTVHPYLKRRQGLEEVTYWHPKLEPILAKSYGVLLFQEDVLRIAVSFAGMDWVEADRFRKKVSGWGDFEDIEPHREDFVARAMRHSDATRAQAEKVFEAVKGFQGFGFAESHAWAFAIHAYASGWLRINYPAEYLTAVFNDAPGMWSHSTKRQEARTWGVPVLPLDISASGATRFYCERVRLDGKTVKAMRPPLSTVKGITEATAVKVLHERLQRGPYASADDAHRRLSLAQEQFEALVRAGAFDSLQDRRDALFRVGALSNTHASGGFELLTAAPDTPPLATLELEKQFTWDHETMSFSPLEVHALDFMRSQLRELECVPLASLRRRPRHATVRTAGLVVSRQKPPTAKGFAFYVLEDGPVRAQLIIPPDLWESHRVMVRDAAILVADAVVEDTGYQVTLKASTLASLPSPISVRGYHFG
- a CDS encoding DUF2384 domain-containing protein; protein product: MATLTWVPEVVPEAGPAGRTIERLLRSKDVSLGAASRRIEEGLPFRVFAELCAGLRLTQGEFAILLQMSGSTLYRRKGSGRFEATESDRLWRYVVLYARAMDVLEAPDAAVEWLHAPNQALEGKTPLASTKDGPGAQRALAVLGRMEHGVFG
- a CDS encoding RES family NAD+ phosphorylase; amino-acid sequence: MTSGWRIVKERFAATAFDGEGARLYGGRWNSPGRPVVYLGCTPAIAALEILAHNARLNLLETSYVIVEARVPDDAVLDLGPAGLPEGWNDPADPGGAARVGDAWLDSGASLALRVPSAVLPLEFNLVLNVGHPRMGEVEVREAVAFRFDSRLGGT
- a CDS encoding IS3 family transposase; this translates as MIVAYIDAYKASFGVEPICRVLRDHDYQIAPSTYYAFKKRPPSARSLSDERLLAEVRCVFYANYECYGVRKVWQELRHRRVAAGRDQVARIMRSAGLRGATRLKRVRTTYPEVGAARAPDLVQRNWSLEAPDTVWVSDFTYVPSREGTVYVSFLQDVFSRRILGFTVATSMGAQLVTKALDQAISIRKRTNPSFTGQGVIVHSDAGSQGGFKWSSQHLGCGGARWASRGSRCLRFRLGRGASGRRIGLYGRRCGHRVGRSRRVRCSVSSGA
- a CDS encoding IS30 family transposase; this encodes MPPLSLVEPSKRYLSFAEREEIALLRAQDVGIREIARRIGRDASTISREVRRNSATRAGKPEYRALVAQWKAQQAAKRPKVAKLAVNTRLREYVQDRLSGAVRRPDGTSVAGPTPPAWKGLNKPHRADRRWSLSWSPEQISQRLKLDFPDDETMRISHEAIYQALFIEGRGALKRELVACLRAGRALRRPRERSRNRPQGHITADVVISERPAEASDRAVPGHWEGDLLIGTGRSAIGTLVERKSRSTLLVHLPRLEGWGEKPAVKNGPALGGYGAVAMTAALTASITKLPDQLRKTLTWDRGKELTAHAQFTLATGTKVYFADPHSPWQRATNENTNGLLRQYFPKGTDLSRWSAEDLEAVAFTLNNRPRKVLNWRTPAEVFNEQLQSLQQDGVATTD